One genomic region from Lacerta agilis isolate rLacAgi1 chromosome 13, rLacAgi1.pri, whole genome shotgun sequence encodes:
- the LOC117057075 gene encoding LOW QUALITY PROTEIN: 60S ribosomal protein L26-like (The sequence of the model RefSeq protein was modified relative to this genomic sequence to represent the inferred CDS: inserted 1 base in 1 codon; deleted 2 bases in 1 codon), which yields MKFNPFVTSDRSKNRKRHFNVPSHIRRKIMYSPLPKELRXKCNVRSMPIRKDDEVQVVRGHYKGQRIGKVVKVYRKKYDIYIERVQREKANGTTVHVGIHPSKVVITKLKLDKDRKKILERKAKSRQVGKEKGKYKEETIEKMQE from the exons ATGAAGTTCAATCCATTTGTGACCTCAGACCGCAGCAAGAACCGCAAACGGCACTTCAATGTGCCATCTCACATTCGCAGGAAGATCATGTATTCTCCCCTTCCCAAGGAGTTGA AGAAATGCAATGTCCGTTCTATGCCCATCCGAAAGGATGACGAAGTCCAAGTCGTCCGGGGTCATTACAAAGGGCAACGGATTGGCAAGGTAGTCAAGGTATACAGAAAGAAGTATGACATCTACATCGAACGCGTACAGCGTGAGAAAGCCAATGGCACAACGGTACACGTCGGCATTCACCCTAGCAAGGTGGTGATTACAAAACTAAAGCTGGACAAGGATCGTAAGAAA ATATTGGAACGTAAAGCAAAGTCTCGCCAAGTTggcaaagagaaaggaaagtaCAAGGAGGAAACAATTGAGAAGATGCAAGAGTAA